A genomic window from Chitinophaga pollutisoli includes:
- a CDS encoding polyribonucleotide nucleotidyltransferase, protein MNLTPTSVKFDIGGGREVTIETGKMARQADGAVTVRCGDCILLATVVANKEPKAGQSFFPLTVDYQEKFASAGRIPGSFFKREGKLSDYEVLISRLIDRALRPLFPDDYLCDVQVLVTLVSSDKEIMPDAMAALAASAALAVSDVPIQEIISEVRIGRVKGEYIINPTRSQLAEADMDFIVAATEKNIMMVEGESKECQEEDLIKAIELAHDAIRIQVKAQEELRALIGNPAKREFTLPYANEELKAKIEAFAAGKILEVSKSALGKHERSEAFSKIEEEVKEHLGELSEEDAPLVGKYFHKLEKEVVRNMILDQSIRLDGRVLDQVRPLAMEVDLLPSPHGSALFTRGETQSLTTVTLGTPDDELLIESAATSNYVKFILHYNFPPFSTGEVKMMRGPGRREVGHGNLALRSLKQMMPGSDYAYTVRVVSDILESNGSSSMATVCAGSLALMDAGVPLPKHVSGIAMGLISRAADGKWAVLSDILGDEDHLGDMDFKVTGTRDGICGVQMDIKVDGLSMDVMRAALSQARQGRLHILDGMYNTIEAARPEPKPHAPRMEKLTIDREFIGAVIGPGGKVIQEIQRETGTNINIEEVGQHGEVSIFATQKENLDKAVAWIKGIVSQPEVGEEYESVVKSVMPYGAFVEFLPGKQGLLHISEVSWKRLENMDGVLSEGDKVKVKLVGTDPKTGKFKLSRKVLMPKPEGYVERPEREERGDRGDRGDRRDRGDRRGGGDRDRGDRRDRGDRGDRGDRGPRPSQQTEQNDGPELGPVFDEQ, encoded by the coding sequence ATGAATCTCACACCTACTTCGGTTAAATTTGATATAGGCGGAGGTCGTGAAGTGACGATCGAGACCGGCAAGATGGCCCGCCAGGCCGACGGTGCCGTTACCGTTCGTTGCGGCGATTGTATTCTGCTGGCTACCGTGGTGGCCAATAAAGAGCCCAAAGCCGGGCAGTCTTTCTTCCCCCTCACCGTGGATTACCAGGAGAAATTCGCTTCCGCAGGCCGTATCCCGGGTTCCTTCTTCAAACGCGAAGGCAAGCTGAGCGACTACGAAGTGCTGATCTCCCGCCTGATCGACCGCGCCCTGCGACCCCTGTTCCCCGATGATTATCTTTGTGATGTTCAGGTGTTGGTAACCCTTGTTTCCTCCGATAAAGAAATCATGCCCGACGCCATGGCCGCACTGGCCGCGTCCGCAGCCCTCGCCGTGTCCGACGTTCCCATCCAGGAGATCATCTCCGAAGTGCGCATCGGCCGCGTGAAAGGCGAATACATCATCAACCCCACCCGTTCCCAGCTCGCTGAAGCCGATATGGACTTCATCGTGGCCGCTACGGAGAAAAATATCATGATGGTGGAAGGCGAATCCAAAGAGTGCCAGGAAGAAGACCTTATCAAGGCCATCGAACTCGCGCACGACGCCATTCGCATCCAGGTGAAAGCACAGGAAGAACTCCGCGCCCTTATCGGCAACCCCGCCAAGCGCGAATTCACCCTGCCTTACGCCAACGAAGAACTGAAAGCGAAAATCGAAGCCTTTGCCGCCGGCAAAATCCTCGAAGTTTCCAAATCCGCCCTCGGCAAACACGAGCGCAGCGAAGCTTTCAGCAAAATCGAAGAAGAAGTGAAAGAGCACCTGGGCGAACTCTCCGAAGAAGACGCCCCGCTCGTCGGCAAATATTTCCATAAACTGGAAAAAGAGGTAGTGCGCAACATGATCCTGGACCAAAGCATCCGCCTCGACGGCCGCGTGCTCGACCAGGTTCGCCCCCTCGCCATGGAAGTTGACCTGCTGCCCAGCCCCCACGGCTCCGCACTGTTCACCCGCGGCGAAACGCAATCCCTCACCACAGTAACCCTCGGTACCCCCGACGACGAACTGCTGATCGAGTCTGCCGCCACTTCCAACTACGTTAAATTTATCCTCCACTATAACTTCCCTCCCTTCTCCACCGGCGAAGTGAAGATGATGCGCGGCCCCGGCCGTCGCGAAGTGGGCCACGGTAACCTGGCTTTACGTTCCCTCAAGCAAATGATGCCCGGGAGCGATTACGCCTACACCGTGCGCGTAGTAAGCGATATCCTCGAATCCAACGGTTCCTCCTCCATGGCTACCGTTTGCGCAGGCTCCCTCGCCCTCATGGACGCTGGCGTTCCCCTGCCCAAACACGTATCCGGTATCGCAATGGGCCTCATCTCCCGCGCTGCCGACGGCAAATGGGCCGTACTGAGCGACATCCTCGGCGACGAAGACCACCTCGGTGACATGGACTTCAAAGTTACCGGTACCCGCGACGGTATCTGCGGCGTGCAAATGGATATCAAAGTAGACGGTCTGAGCATGGACGTAATGCGTGCAGCGCTTTCACAAGCCCGCCAGGGCCGCCTGCACATCCTCGATGGCATGTACAATACCATCGAAGCTGCCCGTCCTGAACCGAAACCGCACGCTCCGCGCATGGAGAAACTGACCATCGACCGTGAATTCATCGGCGCGGTGATCGGGCCCGGCGGTAAAGTTATCCAGGAAATCCAACGCGAAACCGGCACCAATATCAATATCGAAGAAGTTGGCCAGCATGGTGAAGTATCCATCTTCGCTACCCAGAAAGAAAACCTGGACAAAGCCGTGGCATGGATCAAAGGCATTGTTTCCCAACCCGAAGTGGGCGAAGAATACGAATCCGTTGTGAAAAGCGTAATGCCTTACGGTGCTTTCGTGGAATTCCTCCCCGGCAAACAAGGCCTGCTCCATATCTCCGAAGTTTCCTGGAAACGCCTCGAAAATATGGACGGCGTACTGAGCGAAGGCGACAAAGTGAAAGTGAAACTGGTAGGCACCGATCCCAAAACCGGCAAGTTCAAACTCAGCCGTAAAGTGCTCATGCCCAAACCCGAAGGTTACGTAGAACGCCCCGAACGCGAAGAACGCGGAGACCGTGGCGATCGCGGAGACCGTCGTGACCGTGGCGACCGCCGTGGCGGTGGTGATCGTGATCGTGGAGACCGTCGTGACCGCGGAGATCGTGGTGACCGTGGCGATCGCGGGCCCCGTCCTTCCCAGCAAACTGAACAGAACGATGGTCCCGAACTGGGCCCCGTATTCGACGAACAATAA
- a CDS encoding ATP-binding cassette domain-containing protein, with the protein MVDQPIVQLTNANIYQGSSLILSDVNISINKGEFVYLIGKTGTGKSSLLKTLYGDLVLREGSGQVAGFDLTKMDWKKVPYLRRNLGVVFQDFQLLTDRTVHENLKFALKATGWTEQKQIEDKIADVLDKVGLATKGFKMPYELSGGEQQRVDIARALLNGPKLILADEPTGNLDPETSDGIMQLLFRICREDGTTIVMATHDYIVLQKFPSRVLRTENGQVTDNAAVNFV; encoded by the coding sequence ATGGTTGATCAACCGATAGTCCAGCTGACGAACGCTAATATTTACCAGGGGAGTTCATTGATCCTGTCTGACGTGAACATCTCGATCAATAAGGGCGAGTTTGTGTATTTGATTGGGAAAACGGGCACGGGGAAGTCGAGCCTGCTGAAGACGCTGTACGGCGACCTGGTGTTGCGGGAAGGCTCCGGTCAGGTGGCGGGTTTCGACCTGACGAAGATGGACTGGAAGAAGGTGCCTTACCTTCGCCGGAACCTGGGCGTGGTGTTCCAGGACTTTCAGTTGCTGACGGACCGCACGGTGCATGAGAATCTGAAGTTTGCGCTGAAGGCCACGGGGTGGACGGAGCAGAAGCAGATTGAGGATAAGATTGCGGACGTGCTGGATAAGGTGGGCCTGGCCACGAAGGGGTTTAAGATGCCGTATGAGTTGTCGGGCGGGGAGCAGCAGCGTGTGGATATCGCGCGGGCGTTGCTGAACGGGCCGAAGCTGATTTTGGCGGATGAGCCCACGGGCAACCTGGACCCGGAAACTTCCGACGGGATCATGCAGCTGTTGTTCCGGATTTGCCGGGAAGACGGTACTACGATCGTGATGGCGACGCATGATTACATCGTGTTGCAGAAGTTCCCGTCGCGCGTGCTGCGCACGGAAAACGGGCAGGTGACGGACAATGCAGCAGTAAATTTTGTATAG
- a CDS encoding M48 family metallopeptidase, which translates to MKKIALLLVAGTGLIYACSRVPITGRSQLNLIPEATMQSMALQEYQTFLSQNKAVSPAASKDAEMVQRVGGRIAKAVTTYMTQKGMGSEVASYKWEFNLVNDNQVNAWCMPGGKVVVYTGLLPVTQNETALACVMGHEIAHAIARHGNERMSQGLVAQGVQIAGAVALNKNPQAQNIFMQAVGVGGPLGLMAYGRQNELEADHLGVIFMAMAGYNPQESIAFWGRMAKASGGQKPPELLSTHPSDDRRIAQLQNLMPEAMKYYTPAK; encoded by the coding sequence ATGAAAAAAATTGCGTTGTTATTGGTTGCCGGAACCGGGCTGATATATGCCTGTTCGAGAGTGCCCATCACCGGCCGTAGCCAATTGAACCTCATTCCTGAAGCCACCATGCAATCCATGGCCCTGCAGGAGTACCAGACTTTCCTTTCCCAGAACAAAGCCGTTTCGCCCGCCGCCAGCAAAGATGCTGAAATGGTGCAACGCGTTGGCGGCCGCATCGCCAAAGCCGTTACCACTTACATGACCCAGAAAGGCATGGGGAGCGAAGTAGCCAGCTACAAATGGGAATTCAACCTCGTGAACGATAACCAGGTGAACGCCTGGTGCATGCCTGGCGGAAAGGTTGTGGTATACACCGGCCTCTTGCCGGTAACTCAAAACGAGACCGCACTCGCCTGCGTAATGGGGCACGAGATTGCCCACGCCATCGCGCGGCACGGTAACGAAAGGATGAGCCAGGGCCTTGTAGCCCAGGGGGTCCAGATTGCGGGCGCCGTTGCGCTCAACAAGAACCCCCAGGCCCAGAATATCTTCATGCAGGCAGTAGGCGTCGGCGGACCGCTGGGTCTCATGGCCTATGGCCGCCAAAACGAGCTGGAGGCCGACCACCTGGGTGTGATCTTCATGGCCATGGCCGGTTATAACCCGCAGGAATCCATCGCTTTCTGGGGCCGTATGGCGAAAGCCAGCGGCGGGCAGAAGCCGCCTGAGCTGCTCAGCACCCACCCGAGCGACGACCGGCGTATCGCGCAGCTGCAAAACCTCATGCCCGAAGCCATGAAGTATTACACGCCTGCCAAATAA
- a CDS encoding BlaI/MecI/CopY family transcriptional regulator, which translates to MKTLTKAEEQIMQALWALGPSFVKDIITVLPEPQPHYNTVSTLVKILVDKGFVDFKAFGKSHQYYALVSKAEYSSRTVQNLVKGYFGGSFANLVSFFVKEKDISVSDLEQLLEEIKKSKNQHP; encoded by the coding sequence ATGAAAACACTGACAAAAGCCGAAGAACAGATCATGCAAGCCCTCTGGGCGCTCGGCCCCTCTTTCGTGAAAGACATCATCACCGTGCTCCCGGAGCCGCAGCCGCATTACAATACAGTTTCCACACTCGTTAAAATCCTCGTCGACAAAGGATTTGTGGACTTCAAGGCTTTCGGGAAGAGCCACCAGTACTACGCGCTTGTTTCCAAAGCCGAATATAGCAGCCGTACCGTGCAAAATCTTGTAAAAGGGTACTTCGGCGGTTCCTTCGCCAACCTGGTATCGTTCTTTGTCAAGGAGAAGGATATCTCGGTCAGCGACCTGGAACAGTTGCTGGAAGAAATTAAAAAATCTAAAAATCAGCACCCATGA
- a CDS encoding M56 family metallopeptidase, protein MSPILMYLLKAALYSGLLFAYYCVALRNQRQHRWNRAYLLTLTAASLQLPLVRIPLPGDAAASSAILRYTAAAFEVNGGGASGNAGSWQWAWIAYALVAATLLSRFGYAIWQLRNLIRGGRRQVSSTYQLILHPSVSSPFSFFRYIFWNPGTETLSAEGRHMLQHEQAHIRKGHSWDTLFMETVTALCWINPFFHLVKKELSIVHEFEADEVPAGNGQTAAYAENLLRQALHAPSAQLLIHHFSQPPVKRRIMMLTRHSKTRHAAIRKLMALPLAAGILFATSCTQQDPAAPVAETPSPAPEAVQSAPTASNEIFTLVEQPPSFIGGDEALNVYLGDNIRYPKEAIDKDTKGTIFVQFVVRADGSISDVKTVGKVIGSGLEQESIRVVKNMPKWKAGKQNGKFVNVQFVLPIRFVLE, encoded by the coding sequence ATGAGCCCGATCCTCATGTATCTGCTAAAAGCCGCCCTGTATTCGGGCCTGCTGTTCGCCTATTATTGTGTGGCGCTCCGCAACCAACGGCAGCACCGCTGGAACCGGGCTTACCTCCTGACCCTCACGGCCGCCAGCCTCCAGCTCCCCCTTGTGCGCATCCCGCTCCCCGGCGACGCCGCCGCTTCTTCCGCCATCCTGCGGTACACCGCGGCCGCATTCGAAGTGAATGGAGGCGGTGCTTCCGGCAACGCAGGTTCCTGGCAATGGGCCTGGATCGCCTACGCACTCGTGGCCGCCACGCTGCTCAGCCGCTTCGGTTACGCCATATGGCAGCTGCGCAACCTCATCCGCGGGGGCCGCAGGCAGGTGTCATCCACTTACCAGCTAATCCTCCACCCTTCCGTTTCCTCACCATTCAGCTTCTTCCGGTACATCTTCTGGAACCCCGGCACGGAGACCCTTTCCGCCGAAGGCCGCCACATGCTTCAGCACGAGCAGGCGCATATCCGCAAAGGCCATAGCTGGGATACGCTTTTCATGGAAACGGTTACGGCCCTCTGCTGGATCAATCCCTTCTTCCATCTCGTGAAGAAAGAATTATCGATCGTCCATGAATTCGAAGCCGACGAAGTGCCCGCAGGAAACGGACAAACGGCCGCATATGCCGAAAACCTCCTCCGCCAGGCGCTGCATGCTCCTTCCGCCCAATTGCTCATTCACCATTTTTCTCAACCGCCCGTAAAACGCAGAATTATGATGCTTACCCGCCATTCCAAAACACGTCATGCCGCCATCCGCAAACTGATGGCACTCCCCCTCGCCGCAGGTATCCTTTTCGCTACCTCCTGCACACAGCAGGATCCAGCCGCACCGGTAGCGGAAACACCCTCCCCTGCTCCGGAAGCCGTACAATCTGCCCCCACGGCCAGTAACGAAATCTTCACTTTGGTGGAGCAACCGCCCAGCTTCATCGGGGGAGACGAAGCGCTGAATGTATACCTGGGCGACAACATCCGCTATCCCAAAGAAGCCATTGATAAAGACACCAAAGGAACCATTTTTGTGCAATTCGTGGTACGGGCCGACGGCTCCATCTCTGACGTAAAAACTGTCGGAAAAGTGATCGGAAGCGGACTGGAACAAGAGTCCATCCGTGTCGTAAAAAATATGCCCAAATGGAAGGCTGGCAAGCAAAACGGCAAGTTTGTAAACGTTCAGTTCGTGCTGCCCATCCGTTTCGTGTTGGAATAG
- the plsY gene encoding glycerol-3-phosphate 1-O-acyltransferase PlsY produces MTELLLIICAYLIGSFATAVWVSKGVFGIDIREHGSGNAGATNTFRVLGPKAGTFVMLVDMLKGVLAVRLSYLIPHDSTEQLVNLQVGLGLAAVVGHIFPIWAGFRGGKGIATLFGMVLAIQPLVALYCVGVFLMILFLTRYVSLSSILASIAFPVLILFVFREEEVYYRIFAIAVAVMVVLTHQKNIMRLISGSESKVPLFKNRKNKHGNDI; encoded by the coding sequence ATGACAGAATTATTGCTAATTATCTGCGCCTATCTGATTGGCTCTTTTGCAACCGCCGTGTGGGTGAGCAAGGGAGTTTTCGGTATCGATATCCGCGAGCATGGTTCCGGTAATGCCGGCGCCACCAACACGTTCCGCGTGCTGGGCCCCAAGGCCGGCACGTTCGTGATGTTGGTGGACATGCTGAAAGGCGTGCTGGCTGTCAGACTATCCTACCTTATCCCTCATGATTCTACCGAACAATTGGTAAACCTGCAGGTTGGCCTAGGCCTGGCTGCCGTAGTGGGTCACATTTTCCCCATCTGGGCGGGTTTCCGCGGGGGCAAGGGCATTGCCACCCTTTTCGGGATGGTACTTGCCATTCAGCCGCTGGTTGCCCTGTATTGTGTGGGGGTTTTCCTCATGATTCTCTTCCTTACCAGGTACGTATCGCTGAGCTCAATCCTCGCCAGCATCGCGTTCCCGGTGCTCATTCTCTTCGTGTTCCGTGAAGAAGAGGTATACTACCGTATTTTCGCTATCGCAGTCGCGGTAATGGTGGTGTTGACGCACCAGAAAAACATTATGCGCCTTATCAGCGGCAGCGAATCCAAAGTTCCCCTCTTCAAAAACAGGAAAAACAAGCACGGAAACGATATCTGA
- a CDS encoding transglutaminase-like domain-containing protein, which yields MHETREINALFHLLDDPDQEVFDTVANKILMFGKEIIPNLEHLWETTIDEHIQERIEMLIHRVHYQDLQEAFRVWHAAGSQELIKGALLTAQYQYPDLTEQTVHTEIDRIKRNIWLELNNYLTPLEQINVLNSMIYNYFGLKGEEVSYQRKNQFFINQVIEGRKGNPLTNGIVYQALCAMLDLPVYAVNIPRQFILGYFDTFYDFTEPADPGDYRILFFIDPIQGQIYTQQDVDTYLKRVNVPVNPDFYKPQSNARIVQFLLEETAKCFRNDKEQYKHDELLNLARILD from the coding sequence TTGCACGAAACAAGGGAAATAAACGCGTTATTCCATCTGCTGGACGATCCTGACCAGGAAGTGTTTGACACCGTGGCCAACAAAATTCTCATGTTCGGGAAAGAAATCATTCCCAACCTTGAGCATCTGTGGGAAACGACCATCGACGAGCACATCCAGGAAAGGATAGAAATGCTGATCCACCGCGTCCATTACCAGGACCTGCAGGAAGCATTCAGGGTGTGGCATGCGGCGGGTTCGCAGGAGCTGATCAAAGGCGCGTTGCTGACCGCCCAATACCAGTACCCCGACCTCACGGAGCAGACGGTACATACTGAAATCGACCGCATCAAACGTAATATCTGGCTCGAACTGAATAATTACCTCACCCCACTGGAGCAGATAAATGTGCTGAACAGCATGATTTATAACTATTTCGGGTTGAAGGGGGAAGAAGTCAGCTACCAGCGCAAGAACCAGTTTTTCATCAACCAGGTGATCGAAGGCCGGAAAGGCAATCCCCTCACCAACGGAATTGTGTACCAGGCACTCTGCGCGATGCTCGACCTGCCGGTGTACGCCGTCAATATACCACGGCAATTCATCCTCGGGTATTTCGACACGTTCTACGATTTCACCGAGCCCGCCGACCCGGGAGACTACCGCATCCTTTTCTTCATCGACCCCATCCAGGGCCAGATCTATACGCAACAAGATGTGGACACCTACCTGAAACGGGTAAACGTGCCGGTAAATCCCGACTTCTACAAACCACAAAGCAACGCCCGGATCGTCCAGTTCCTGTTGGAAGAAACCGCGAAATGCTTTCGCAACGACAAGGAACAGTACAAACACGACGAACTGCTGAACCTCGCCCGCATACTCGATTGA
- the topA gene encoding type I DNA topoisomerase, translated as MAKNLVIVESPAKAKTIEKILGKDFEVKSSFGHIRDLEKDDMGIDIQNNFKPKYIIPDDKEKVVKELKKLVKDSDEVWLATDEDREGEAISWHLCEVLGLDPASTKRIVFHEITKPAIEKAVRTPRLLDMNLVNAQQARRILDRIVGFELSPVLWRKMSMRNSLSAGRVQSVAVRLIVEREREINQFETVSSFKVEAWFLAKDIQGRTIAFKADGPSRFKTAEDAEKFLSQCVGAAYTVKDVTVKPGKKSPAAPFTTSTLQQEASRKLGYSVSKTMLLAQKLYESGQITYMRTDSVNLSDTAMEDISKAIHKNWGERYYQSRKYKNKNENAQEAHEAIRPTYMENASVDDSDLKRLYELIWKRTIASQMSDAELEKTIAKIDISTNHEELTASGEVLKFDGFLKVYMESRDDEDAEEDDQEGVLPPLAVKQALEMKEMKATERFTRPAPRYTEASLVKKLEELGIGRPSTYAPTITTIQKRGYVEKRDKEGVKRDFRILWLKNDQISKVTDQENTGAEKAKLFPTDLGMLVTDFLKQYFDRVMDYGFTARIEEEFDEIAGGKKKWNNMLQDFYAPFHHNVEETLEKAERVKGERLLGEDPASGKPVTARMGRFGPMVQIGKVEDEEKPRFAKLKQTQSIETITFDEAMDLFRLPRNLGLFEGTEVSVNIGRFGPYAQHDKKFYSLKKEMDPYTVELEEVAPLIVEKRQAKDERTIKVFEKEKIQVLRGPYGPYLKVGLRNYKLPKEKHETAADITVEEAKAIIEELKANPPKKKAPPRKKKAD; from the coding sequence ATGGCTAAAAATCTCGTGATTGTAGAATCCCCGGCAAAGGCGAAGACTATAGAAAAAATATTAGGAAAAGATTTTGAAGTGAAATCTTCATTCGGCCACATCCGTGACCTGGAGAAGGATGACATGGGAATCGACATTCAGAATAATTTCAAGCCGAAATATATAATACCGGATGACAAGGAAAAGGTTGTCAAGGAATTAAAAAAACTGGTGAAGGACTCCGACGAGGTTTGGCTGGCAACGGATGAGGACCGCGAAGGGGAAGCCATATCCTGGCACCTTTGCGAAGTACTCGGCCTGGACCCCGCCTCTACCAAACGCATTGTATTTCACGAGATTACGAAACCCGCCATCGAAAAAGCCGTTCGTACCCCCCGCCTGCTCGACATGAACCTGGTGAATGCCCAGCAAGCCCGCCGCATCCTCGACCGGATCGTGGGCTTTGAGCTTTCGCCCGTGCTCTGGCGCAAAATGAGCATGCGCAACTCGCTGTCTGCCGGCCGTGTGCAATCCGTAGCCGTTCGGCTGATCGTGGAGCGCGAGCGCGAGATCAACCAGTTCGAGACCGTCAGCAGCTTTAAAGTGGAAGCCTGGTTCCTCGCCAAGGATATCCAGGGGCGGACCATCGCCTTCAAGGCCGACGGCCCCTCCCGCTTCAAAACCGCCGAAGACGCCGAGAAGTTCCTCTCCCAATGTGTGGGCGCCGCCTATACGGTGAAAGACGTGACGGTAAAACCCGGGAAAAAATCCCCCGCCGCACCGTTCACCACCTCCACCCTCCAGCAGGAAGCCTCCCGCAAGCTGGGCTACAGCGTGTCCAAAACCATGCTACTGGCGCAGAAACTCTACGAGTCCGGGCAGATCACCTACATGAGGACCGACTCCGTGAATCTCTCCGACACCGCCATGGAAGATATCAGCAAAGCCATCCATAAAAACTGGGGCGAACGCTACTATCAATCCCGCAAATACAAAAACAAAAACGAAAACGCGCAGGAAGCCCACGAAGCCATCCGCCCCACCTACATGGAAAACGCCTCGGTCGACGATTCCGACCTCAAGCGGCTCTATGAACTGATCTGGAAAAGGACGATCGCCAGCCAGATGTCGGACGCGGAACTGGAAAAAACCATCGCCAAAATCGATATCAGCACTAATCACGAAGAGCTGACCGCCAGCGGTGAAGTGCTCAAATTCGACGGCTTCCTGAAAGTATATATGGAGAGCCGCGACGACGAAGACGCGGAAGAAGACGACCAGGAAGGCGTATTGCCCCCGCTGGCCGTGAAACAGGCGCTGGAAATGAAGGAAATGAAAGCCACCGAACGCTTCACCCGCCCCGCTCCCCGCTATACGGAGGCTTCGCTGGTGAAAAAGCTCGAAGAGCTCGGCATCGGCCGCCCTTCCACCTACGCCCCCACCATCACCACCATCCAGAAACGCGGTTACGTGGAGAAGCGCGATAAAGAAGGGGTGAAAAGGGATTTCCGCATCCTTTGGCTCAAAAACGACCAGATCAGCAAAGTCACCGACCAGGAAAACACCGGCGCGGAGAAAGCCAAACTCTTCCCCACCGACCTCGGCATGCTGGTGACCGACTTCCTGAAACAATATTTCGACCGGGTGATGGACTACGGCTTCACCGCCCGCATCGAAGAAGAATTTGACGAAATCGCCGGCGGCAAGAAGAAATGGAACAATATGCTCCAGGACTTCTACGCGCCCTTCCATCATAATGTGGAGGAAACGCTGGAAAAAGCCGAAAGGGTGAAGGGAGAACGCCTCCTGGGCGAAGATCCCGCGTCCGGCAAGCCCGTTACCGCCCGCATGGGCAGGTTTGGGCCGATGGTACAGATAGGCAAGGTAGAAGACGAGGAGAAGCCCCGTTTCGCCAAGCTGAAGCAAACCCAGAGCATCGAAACGATCACGTTCGATGAAGCCATGGACCTGTTCCGCCTTCCCCGCAACCTGGGTTTGTTCGAAGGCACCGAAGTGTCGGTGAACATCGGCCGGTTCGGGCCTTACGCGCAACACGACAAGAAGTTCTATTCCCTCAAAAAGGAAATGGACCCCTACACCGTGGAGCTCGAAGAAGTGGCGCCGCTCATCGTGGAAAAACGCCAGGCCAAAGACGAACGCACCATTAAAGTGTTCGAGAAGGAGAAGATCCAGGTGCTGAGAGGCCCGTACGGTCCCTACCTGAAAGTAGGACTGCGCAATTACAAGCTGCCGAAAGAAAAACATGAGACCGCCGCCGATATCACCGTGGAAGAAGCCAAAGCCATCATCGAAGAGCTGAAAGCCAATCCCCCGAAGAAAAAGGCGCCGCCCCGCAAAAAGAAAGCGGACTAG
- the rpsO gene encoding 30S ribosomal protein S15: MSYLTVEKKANIFKEFGGSEKNTGSTEAQIALVTERINSISAHLKQNKKDFSTHRGLMKMVGQRKRLLSYLSKTNLSGYRALIEKLGIRK; this comes from the coding sequence ATGTCTTACTTAACTGTAGAAAAGAAAGCGAACATTTTCAAGGAATTCGGTGGTAGCGAAAAGAATACCGGTTCTACTGAAGCGCAAATTGCTCTGGTAACCGAGCGTATCAACAGCATTTCCGCTCACCTGAAGCAAAATAAAAAAGACTTCTCCACACACCGCGGACTGATGAAGATGGTAGGTCAGAGAAAGCGTTTGCTTTCTTATCTGTCTAAAACCAACCTCTCCGGCTACCGTGCCCTCATCGAGAAGTTAGGTATCAGAAAATAA
- the prmA gene encoding 50S ribosomal protein L11 methyltransferase: MSYIAITIPAPQELRDVLVAQLSDMGYEGFEERPDALVAYIPETDFEENNLMGLVGSHGLDYTKEKIEQANWNAVWESSFEPVLVEDFCGIRAGFHAPLGDTVKHEIIITPKMSFGTGHHATTWSVVRLMRGVDFVGKKVFDFGSGTGILAILADKLGAEETRGIDIDTWAVENAEENAEANGSGNVSFAQADNLSREESGAYDVLLANINRNILLVNMSEMKRILKKGGILILSGILQEDEPAIVKAARAEGLQPAERAEREHWLALSFIAG; encoded by the coding sequence ATGTCTTACATCGCCATAACGATTCCCGCGCCTCAGGAGCTGCGGGATGTGCTGGTCGCGCAATTGAGCGACATGGGTTACGAAGGGTTTGAGGAGCGGCCCGATGCGCTCGTGGCTTATATACCCGAAACGGATTTTGAGGAGAACAACCTGATGGGGCTCGTGGGGTCTCACGGGCTGGATTATACGAAAGAGAAGATTGAACAGGCGAACTGGAACGCAGTGTGGGAAAGCAGCTTTGAGCCGGTGCTGGTGGAGGATTTCTGCGGCATCCGCGCGGGTTTCCACGCGCCGTTGGGCGATACGGTGAAGCATGAGATTATTATCACGCCGAAGATGTCGTTCGGGACAGGGCACCATGCTACCACCTGGTCGGTGGTGCGGCTCATGCGGGGTGTTGATTTTGTGGGAAAGAAGGTATTTGATTTCGGTTCGGGAACGGGCATACTCGCGATATTGGCGGATAAGTTAGGTGCGGAGGAAACGCGGGGGATCGATATCGACACCTGGGCGGTGGAAAACGCGGAGGAGAATGCGGAGGCGAATGGTTCGGGGAACGTGTCGTTTGCGCAGGCCGATAACCTGTCGCGGGAGGAGAGCGGGGCATACGACGTATTGCTTGCCAACATCAACCGTAACATCCTGCTTGTTAATATGAGCGAGATGAAAAGAATACTCAAAAAAGGCGGAATATTGATTTTGAGTGGTATATTGCAGGAAGACGAACCTGCAATTGTTAAGGCCGCCCGGGCAGAGGGGCTGCAACCCGCGGAGCGGGCAGAACGGGAGCACTGGCTGGCACTTTCATTCATCGCCGGTTAA